In a single window of the Tellurirhabdus bombi genome:
- the hslU gene encoding ATP-dependent protease ATPase subunit HslU produces MTQSLKDLTPRQIVAELDLYIIGQHEAKRNVAIALRNRWRRMNSAPEMQREIVPNNILMIGATGVGKTEIARRLAKIADAPFIKVEASKFTEVGYVGRDVESMVRDLVEQSVNMVKAAKKEEVKVRAQQLVEDNILDILIPPVKQASGPGFVMDDRHKAVNTDVPDSDAELNERTRERFREKIRSGEMDDRKIEIEVQQAQTPNIGMIGGSVDDLSMMNIQEMIGGMMPRRGRKRKVTIGEAKKIMLEEEAAKLIDMDEVKEEAIRKAENTGIIFIDEIDKIASGRSGGSGGGPDVSREGVQRDLLPIVEGSAINTKYGVINTDHILFVSAGAFHVSKPSDLIPELQGRFPIRVELQSLSEEDFYQILKTPKNALTKQYEAMMEAEKVELTFEDSALREIARIAFQVNSEVENIGARRLQTVVSHLLNDFMFDIPDVIGADSQVIITQEMVQEKLNGLVQNRDLSQFIL; encoded by the coding sequence ATGACCCAATCGCTGAAAGATTTAACACCACGACAGATTGTTGCTGAACTGGATTTATACATTATCGGACAACACGAAGCAAAACGAAACGTAGCCATTGCCCTTCGGAATCGCTGGCGGCGCATGAACAGCGCCCCGGAAATGCAGCGTGAAATTGTTCCCAATAATATTTTGATGATTGGTGCGACGGGGGTTGGAAAGACAGAAATTGCCCGGCGGCTGGCCAAAATAGCCGATGCGCCATTTATTAAAGTAGAGGCATCTAAATTTACCGAAGTAGGGTATGTGGGGCGGGACGTAGAGAGCATGGTGCGCGATCTGGTCGAACAATCGGTCAACATGGTGAAGGCCGCCAAGAAAGAAGAAGTGAAAGTGCGGGCCCAGCAACTGGTAGAAGACAATATTCTTGATATTCTGATTCCTCCCGTCAAGCAGGCGAGCGGACCGGGCTTTGTGATGGACGACCGCCACAAAGCGGTCAACACGGATGTGCCCGATTCGGACGCAGAACTGAACGAACGGACACGGGAGCGTTTCCGCGAGAAAATCCGTTCGGGTGAGATGGACGACCGGAAAATTGAAATTGAGGTACAGCAGGCCCAAACGCCCAATATCGGCATGATTGGCGGCTCCGTCGATGATCTGTCCATGATGAATATTCAGGAAATGATCGGCGGGATGATGCCCCGACGTGGACGCAAACGCAAAGTGACCATCGGAGAAGCCAAGAAAATTATGCTGGAAGAAGAGGCGGCCAAACTGATTGACATGGATGAGGTAAAGGAAGAGGCGATCCGAAAGGCCGAAAATACCGGCATCATCTTCATTGACGAGATTGACAAAATTGCTTCCGGTCGCAGCGGCGGATCGGGCGGCGGGCCCGACGTGAGTCGCGAAGGGGTGCAGCGCGATCTGCTGCCGATTGTGGAGGGCAGCGCCATCAATACCAAATACGGCGTCATCAACACCGACCACATTCTGTTCGTTTCGGCGGGTGCTTTCCACGTTTCCAAACCCAGCGACCTGATTCCCGAGCTACAGGGCCGTTTCCCCATTCGGGTAGAGCTACAAAGCCTGTCGGAAGAGGATTTTTACCAGATTCTGAAAACGCCCAAAAACGCGCTCACGAAGCAGTATGAGGCCATGATGGAAGCCGAAAAGGTAGAGCTGACGTTTGAAGACAGTGCCCTGCGCGAAATTGCCCGGATTGCGTTTCAGGTTAATTCCGAAGTGGAAAACATCGGTGCCCGGCGTTTGCAGACGGTGGTGAGCCACTTACTCAACGACTTCATGTTCGATATTCCCGATGTAATCGGCGCTGATTCGCAGGTGATTATCACCCAGGAGATGGTGCAGGAGAAACTGAACGGCCTGGTACAAAACCGGGATTTGAGCCAGTTTATTTTGTAA
- a CDS encoding DUF5723 family protein: MILKAWLMLLVVWLVAAQTVSGQYLSGISSSNYAGTNALYQNPAQAADSRFKVYVNLATVDAYLNNSFLSWNAPFSFLSFATNTIPNQYRNERGQVRWSKSYLQERLNGRLKQLTTGADLRGPSLLINLNEEWGLGLTTRVRSGVSFRKTSEEFARVLHYSPQVAQLLNQGSTSQQGYVNGNAYAELAATLGKVLVDNGEDFWKAGVTLKRVVGLYNAHIHVDEATHTLIRDPQRRGFTALDFPTIRGAVGYTSQEAFENASPSPGWLLGNQSAGGGWGLDLGIVYEYRPNARRYRYRDRTGNHSDGSVNKYKYRISAALLDFGAIRYKNPAYVNQYEVDVRNRRLTQGYFNNIKSSDEAGERLVNFTGVPESARGTNYRAGLPTALNLSIDYQATNRLYVSGLWTHSLAGVRSKAMQTPSMVGVVPRWESRWLEVSMPVLLQSNYSMLTVGLAARLGPVFVGTDHLGGLINLGNPRGVSVYAGAGIPLYRKAPGDPNPCWDPNGKKSFWNIFRRKN; the protein is encoded by the coding sequence ATGATTTTGAAGGCTTGGCTGATGCTGTTGGTTGTATGGCTTGTGGCAGCGCAAACGGTGTCTGGCCAATACCTATCTGGAATCAGTTCGAGCAACTACGCCGGGACCAATGCGCTTTACCAGAATCCAGCCCAGGCTGCCGACTCCCGGTTTAAGGTCTACGTCAATCTGGCTACGGTCGATGCCTACCTCAACAATAGCTTTCTGAGTTGGAACGCGCCCTTTTCTTTTCTGTCTTTTGCTACCAACACGATTCCCAATCAATACCGCAATGAGCGGGGCCAGGTGCGGTGGAGCAAGAGTTACCTGCAGGAACGCCTGAACGGACGGCTCAAACAGCTCACCACCGGGGCGGACCTGCGTGGCCCTTCCCTGCTGATTAACCTCAATGAAGAATGGGGGCTTGGCCTCACAACGCGCGTGCGGAGCGGGGTTTCGTTTCGGAAAACATCCGAAGAGTTTGCCCGCGTGCTGCATTATTCGCCTCAAGTGGCGCAGCTGCTCAACCAGGGCAGCACCAGCCAGCAGGGATACGTCAACGGCAACGCCTATGCCGAATTAGCGGCCACACTCGGAAAAGTCCTGGTCGATAACGGCGAAGATTTCTGGAAAGCGGGGGTTACGCTAAAACGCGTCGTTGGTCTCTACAACGCCCATATCCACGTCGACGAAGCAACCCATACTCTTATTCGCGACCCGCAACGACGCGGCTTTACGGCCCTGGATTTTCCGACCATCCGGGGAGCGGTGGGCTACACCTCGCAGGAAGCCTTCGAAAACGCCAGCCCTAGCCCCGGCTGGCTGCTGGGCAACCAATCGGCTGGTGGCGGCTGGGGCCTTGATCTGGGAATTGTTTATGAGTACCGCCCCAACGCCCGCCGGTACCGCTACCGGGATCGGACCGGCAACCACAGCGACGGTTCCGTGAACAAATACAAATACCGCATTTCAGCCGCACTGCTGGATTTTGGAGCTATCCGCTACAAAAATCCCGCTTATGTCAACCAGTATGAGGTCGATGTACGCAACCGGCGGCTCACGCAGGGTTACTTCAATAACATCAAGAGCAGCGACGAAGCCGGCGAGCGACTGGTTAATTTTACGGGCGTACCGGAATCCGCACGCGGAACAAATTATCGGGCGGGTTTGCCAACGGCCTTAAACCTGAGCATCGACTACCAGGCAACCAACCGGCTTTACGTCAGTGGTTTGTGGACGCACAGCCTGGCTGGCGTTCGGTCGAAGGCCATGCAAACGCCTTCTATGGTTGGCGTGGTGCCCCGCTGGGAAAGCCGCTGGCTGGAAGTGTCGATGCCCGTGCTGCTGCAATCCAATTATTCGATGCTGACGGTGGGTCTGGCCGCTCGCCTGGGCCCTGTTTTTGTCGGCACCGACCATCTGGGTGGTCTGATCAATCTGGGCAACCCACGCGGGGTCAGCGTGTATGCCGGGGCGGGAATTCCGCTTTACCGAAAAGCACCCGGCGACCCCAATCCGTGCTGGGATCCCAATGGAAAGAAAAGTTTTTGGAATATCTTTAGACGAAAAAACTAA
- a CDS encoding circularly permuted type 2 ATP-grasp protein, producing MQFQGQFQGGNLQQQTQGAATFSFSAYQTEAFFDEMFTADGQVRSGYDVLRQRVEQLSSEELMSRQHAAERALMSMGITFNVYSEGEGTERIMPIDIIPRIIAAAEWRRLEQGLIQRITAINMFIDDVYNEQHILNDGVVPRDLIESSKSFLPPCLGLKPPKGIWCHITGTDLIRGDDGQFMVLEDNLRCPSGVSYMLENRELLKQTFPEVLARTGVQPISDYPTRLLQMLQHIAGRPDPTVVVLTPGIYNSAYFEHSYLAQQMGVELVDARDLVVSGGYVKMRTTKGFQTVDVIYRRLDDTFLDPEVFNPDSMLGVPGIFEVYKKGRVALANAPGTGVADDKVIYAYVPRIIKYYLNEEPIIPNVKTYICREEEDCKYVLENIADLVVKEANEAGGYGMLIGPQATKADHAVFRQKIRENPRNYIAQPTISLSRVPCLIGDHAEGRHVDLRPYILYGDSINVIPGGLTRVALRKGSLVVNSSQGGGGKDTWVLY from the coding sequence ATGCAATTTCAGGGACAATTTCAAGGTGGTAATTTACAGCAGCAGACGCAGGGAGCGGCTACATTTTCATTTAGTGCGTATCAAACGGAAGCTTTTTTTGACGAAATGTTTACGGCCGACGGCCAGGTACGCTCTGGATACGACGTGCTTCGGCAACGGGTCGAGCAGCTGTCGTCGGAAGAGTTGATGAGTCGGCAGCACGCGGCGGAACGGGCGCTGATGTCGATGGGAATTACCTTTAATGTGTATTCAGAAGGGGAGGGGACGGAGCGGATTATGCCGATTGACATCATTCCGCGCATCATTGCTGCCGCCGAATGGAGACGCCTCGAACAAGGGTTAATTCAGCGCATTACGGCGATCAATATGTTCATCGACGACGTGTATAATGAACAGCACATTCTGAATGACGGCGTTGTTCCCCGCGATCTGATCGAATCGAGCAAAAGCTTCTTGCCACCCTGCCTGGGCCTGAAACCACCCAAAGGAATCTGGTGCCACATTACGGGAACCGATTTAATTCGGGGCGATGATGGCCAGTTCATGGTCCTGGAAGACAACCTGCGTTGCCCGTCGGGGGTGTCCTACATGCTCGAAAACCGGGAACTGCTAAAACAGACCTTTCCGGAAGTACTGGCCCGCACGGGGGTGCAGCCCATTTCGGATTATCCGACGCGGCTGCTGCAAATGCTCCAGCACATTGCCGGCCGACCCGACCCTACGGTGGTGGTGCTGACGCCGGGGATTTACAACTCGGCTTATTTTGAGCATTCCTACCTGGCCCAGCAGATGGGCGTGGAACTGGTCGATGCTCGTGACCTGGTTGTTTCGGGGGGATATGTGAAAATGCGGACCACCAAAGGTTTTCAGACGGTGGATGTGATTTACCGCCGCCTCGACGATACGTTTCTGGATCCGGAAGTCTTCAATCCGGATTCGATGCTGGGGGTTCCGGGTATTTTTGAGGTTTATAAAAAAGGGCGCGTTGCGCTGGCCAATGCGCCGGGCACGGGCGTGGCCGATGATAAAGTGATTTATGCGTATGTGCCCCGCATCATCAAATATTACCTTAACGAAGAGCCAATCATCCCGAATGTGAAAACGTACATTTGCCGGGAAGAAGAAGATTGCAAATACGTGCTGGAAAATATCGCGGACCTGGTGGTCAAGGAAGCCAACGAAGCGGGCGGGTACGGCATGCTCATCGGTCCCCAGGCTACCAAAGCCGATCACGCCGTATTCCGGCAGAAAATCCGCGAAAATCCGCGCAATTACATTGCCCAGCCGACCATCTCCCTGTCACGGGTGCCGTGCCTGATTGGCGACCACGCCGAAGGACGACACGTCGATTTACGACCTTATATTCTTTACGGCGACAGCATCAACGTAATTCCGGGTGGTCTGACGCGGGTGGCGTTGCGGAAAGGATCGCTGGTGGTGAATTCCTCGCAGGGCGGCGGCGGAAAAGATACGTGGGTCTTGTATTAA
- a CDS encoding glycosyltransferase family 2 protein: protein MQPLPPIDLSILIVNYKTPKLIVDCLTSIREYTQGVHYEVIVVDNDSGDNSKEIVLEAFPEVRWLEMGYNAGFARANNKGIDAARGRLILLLNSDTLLIDNVLKRCVTLLDTQPDVAAVSPMQINRAGKVHYDAHNGFNQIRKFFFVLPPTPFFDRLLEFFMPERKYDDPNQVDWLPGSFVMTRRTVIEKAGKLDPDFFMYGEDIEWGWRLWKQGRILLLRDAYYVHLEYGSSPEYQQAQMTWINRFKPQLQMSCLLWVRKSYGVGAYLVLILHYLSMVPVIFVWKMIINIRKGRGPFSELHNQKEFTRKIGSFLRFFWPTLLKKPGFYKL from the coding sequence ATGCAGCCATTGCCCCCCATTGATTTATCCATCCTGATTGTTAATTACAAGACACCAAAATTGATTGTTGATTGTCTGACGTCAATTCGGGAATATACCCAAGGTGTTCATTACGAGGTTATTGTTGTTGATAACGATTCCGGCGATAACAGCAAAGAAATCGTCTTAGAAGCCTTTCCGGAGGTGCGCTGGCTGGAAATGGGATACAACGCCGGTTTTGCCCGCGCCAACAACAAAGGCATCGACGCCGCCCGTGGACGGCTCATCTTACTGCTTAATTCCGATACTTTACTGATCGATAATGTCCTGAAGCGGTGCGTTACGCTGCTGGATACCCAACCCGATGTGGCGGCGGTCAGCCCCATGCAAATCAATCGGGCGGGGAAAGTGCATTACGATGCCCACAACGGCTTTAATCAGATTCGGAAATTCTTCTTTGTATTGCCTCCGACTCCTTTTTTCGACCGATTGCTTGAATTTTTCATGCCGGAGCGGAAGTATGACGATCCCAACCAGGTGGACTGGCTCCCCGGCTCGTTTGTAATGACGCGGCGTACGGTCATCGAAAAGGCGGGTAAGCTGGATCCCGATTTTTTCATGTATGGCGAAGACATTGAGTGGGGCTGGCGGCTTTGGAAACAAGGCCGGATTCTGCTCTTGCGGGACGCGTATTATGTCCACCTGGAATACGGCAGCTCGCCGGAATACCAGCAAGCCCAGATGACGTGGATCAACCGCTTCAAGCCCCAGTTGCAGATGTCCTGTCTGCTTTGGGTCCGAAAATCCTACGGCGTGGGGGCGTACCTGGTCCTCATTCTGCATTACCTGAGCATGGTGCCGGTTATTTTTGTCTGGAAAATGATCATCAACATCCGAAAAGGGAGAGGTCCTTTCTCGGAACTTCATAATCAGAAGGAGTTTACGCGGAAAATTGGCTCTTTTCTACGCTTTTTCTGGCCAACATTGCTAAAGAAACCAGGATTTTATAAGCTATAA
- a CDS encoding T9SS type B sorting domain-containing protein, translating to MKANYLLGLLSLCCLLILSVTDVQATHVRAGEITTRRISNNNTYEITITLYYDENRGKTAADQQNDIDICFGVGNEVGRAPRVARRFINPNTTINIYRINYTYPGPGTYNIITTITNRNEGTRNIPNSINTSFELRTTILVNASLGLNSTPVMLNPPLDSARVGQKFCHNPAAYDADGDSLSYRLWTPAGRIGPDNFCRPQLVLGYSRPELIGGNPRTEAGTAPATLTVDPLTGDVCWDAPAERGQYNIAFIVEEYRNGIKIGEIVRDMQIIVVDGTNKRPELRVPQDLCVEAGTLINQPITATDPDGNRIELTYYGGPFNRGPDGQPLALVAPAAATLTPPGGIVNAPLTANFRWQTNCAHIRDEPYDVILRVVDYPRNQTQLATLASFQIRIYAPGPQNLTAQAGTSPGGRSIVLNWGAYNCALPGAQMRVYRREGCEALPLDPCTNGGEALVAGGYTLVGQVPITQTSFTDNQNLRRGAQYSYRLVAVFERPRGGASVASAQACVSLPLQTPLMTHVTVDTTSTTGGRITVRWTRPIGVNPQDLGGPFQYRLYRATGLAGTDFSLIQTRPTSLAVGAGDTVFVDRGLNTEANAYRYRVEFLFTEASTGQLTVLDVSEAASSVRLSAVGQSGAIALAWQASTPWSNDNQTHRIFRSQRGPNGPFNEIARVAVTGGGSYRFTDTGADQVLADGNVSVRLSVDSSYCYRVLTVGRYVSPAVNLPLLENYSQGICASPIDTTRPCAPVLRLDSLACGSLSAESGCNQSEFINNLSWQVGSGSGCDLRIARYEVYYSRYREDSTASLLGSVAAPEQVYAHRKGDGYGGCYSVRAVTRSGVASAASNRVCQEGCPWFALPNVFTPNGDGKNDVFQALACPRQVEEVVFVVYNRYGSKVYESRGGEVSWDGRSSGGQALSSGLYYYEANVLFSGSSRVGSRESVKGWVQLIREGTTMR from the coding sequence ATGAAAGCAAATTATTTACTTGGCCTCCTAAGTCTGTGTTGTTTGTTAATTCTGTCCGTTACAGATGTTCAGGCAACGCACGTACGGGCGGGTGAGATAACAACCCGGCGTATCTCCAATAATAATACGTACGAAATAACAATTACGCTTTATTATGACGAGAACCGAGGAAAAACCGCCGCCGATCAGCAAAATGATATTGATATCTGTTTTGGGGTAGGGAATGAAGTCGGCCGTGCCCCCCGGGTTGCTCGCCGGTTCATCAATCCCAACACCACCATTAACATCTACCGGATTAATTACACCTACCCGGGTCCGGGAACGTATAACATCATCACTACCATTACGAACCGGAACGAAGGGACCCGGAATATTCCCAATTCAATCAATACCAGCTTTGAATTGCGGACGACGATTCTGGTGAATGCTTCGCTGGGGCTGAACAGCACCCCCGTCATGCTCAACCCGCCCCTGGACTCCGCCCGCGTGGGCCAGAAGTTTTGCCACAACCCCGCCGCCTACGATGCCGACGGCGATAGCCTTTCCTACCGACTCTGGACCCCGGCCGGACGCATTGGACCCGATAACTTTTGCCGTCCTCAACTCGTTTTAGGGTATTCCCGTCCCGAACTCATCGGGGGCAATCCCCGGACCGAGGCCGGCACCGCCCCGGCTACCCTGACGGTGGACCCCCTCACCGGCGACGTCTGCTGGGACGCCCCCGCCGAACGGGGCCAGTACAACATCGCCTTCATCGTAGAAGAATACCGCAACGGCATCAAAATCGGCGAGATCGTCCGCGACATGCAGATCATCGTCGTCGATGGCACCAACAAACGACCCGAGCTGCGGGTGCCCCAAGACCTCTGCGTGGAGGCGGGCACCCTGATTAACCAGCCCATCACGGCCACCGACCCCGATGGCAACCGCATCGAGCTGACCTACTACGGGGGGCCCTTCAACAGAGGCCCCGACGGCCAGCCCCTGGCCCTGGTGGCCCCGGCGGCGGCCACCCTGACGCCCCCCGGGGGCATCGTCAACGCGCCCCTGACGGCCAACTTCCGCTGGCAGACCAACTGCGCCCACATCCGCGATGAGCCCTACGACGTGATCCTGCGGGTGGTGGACTACCCCCGCAACCAGACCCAGCTGGCCACGCTGGCTTCGTTTCAGATCCGCATCTACGCCCCCGGCCCCCAGAACCTCACCGCCCAGGCGGGCACCAGCCCGGGGGGGCGGTCGATTGTTTTGAACTGGGGGGCCTACAACTGCGCCCTGCCCGGGGCCCAGATGCGGGTCTACCGCCGGGAAGGCTGCGAGGCGTTGCCCCTGGACCCCTGCACCAACGGGGGCGAGGCCCTGGTGGCGGGGGGCTACACCCTGGTGGGGCAGGTGCCCATCACCCAGACGAGCTTCACCGACAACCAGAACCTGCGGCGGGGGGCTCAGTACAGCTACCGCCTGGTGGCCGTGTTTGAACGCCCCCGGGGGGGCGCCAGCGTGGCCTCGGCCCAGGCCTGCGTGAGCCTGCCCCTGCAGACGCCGCTGATGACCCACGTCACGGTGGACACCACCAGCACCACGGGGGGTCGGATCACCGTGCGCTGGACGCGTCCCATCGGGGTGAACCCCCAGGACCTGGGGGGGCCTTTCCAGTACCGGCTCTACCGGGCCACGGGGCTGGCGGGCACCGACTTTAGCCTGATTCAGACCCGACCGACGAGCCTGGCGGTGGGGGCGGGGGACACCGTGTTTGTGGACCGGGGCCTGAACACGGAGGCCAACGCCTACCGCTACCGGGTGGAGTTTCTCTTCACCGAGGCGAGCACGGGCCAGCTCACGGTGCTGGACGTGAGCGAGGCGGCCAGCAGCGTGCGCCTGTCGGCGGTGGGCCAGAGCGGGGCCATCGCACTCGCCTGGCAGGCGTCCACGCCCTGGAGCAACGACAACCAGACGCACCGCATCTTCCGCAGCCAGCGGGGCCCCAACGGCCCCTTCAACGAGATCGCCCGGGTGGCCGTGACGGGTGGGGGGAGCTACCGCTTTACCGACACGGGGGCCGACCAGGTGCTGGCTGACGGGAATGTGAGCGTGCGTTTGTCGGTTGACAGCAGCTACTGCTACCGGGTGCTGACCGTCGGTCGGTACGTGAGTCCGGCGGTGAACCTGCCGCTATTGGAGAACTACTCGCAGGGGATTTGTGCCTCGCCCATCGACACGACGCGTCCCTGCGCGCCGGTGCTGCGGCTGGACTCCCTGGCCTGCGGGTCTTTGAGTGCCGAGTCGGGCTGCAACCAGAGTGAGTTCATCAACAACCTGAGCTGGCAGGTGGGCAGCGGTTCGGGCTGCGATTTGCGGATTGCGCGCTACGAGGTGTACTACAGCCGCTACCGGGAGGACAGCACGGCGAGTTTGCTGGGGAGTGTGGCGGCGCCCGAGCAGGTGTACGCCCACCGGAAGGGGGACGGTTACGGGGGCTGTTACTCCGTGCGGGCGGTGACCCGGAGCGGGGTGGCCAGCGCGGCCTCGAACCGGGTGTGTCAGGAGGGTTGTCCCTGGTTTGCCTTGCCGAACGTGTTCACCCCCAACGGGGACGGCAAGAACGACGTATTTCAGGCGCTGGCTTGTCCGCGTCAGGTGGAAGAGGTTGTTTTTGTGGTCTACAACCGGTACGGCTCGAAGGTGTACGAGAGCCGGGGGGGCGAAGTAAGCTGGGACGGTCGCAGCAGCGGGGGTCAGGCGTTGTCGTCGGGTTTGTACTACTACGAGGCCAATGTGCTTTTCAGCGGCTCGAGCCGGGTGGGCAGCCGGGAGTCGGTCAAGGGCTGGGTGCAGCTCATCCGGGAAGGCACCACCATGCGATAG
- a CDS encoding glycosyltransferase: MKILFVSPAADRSGSVTTILNYMQYAPTGKHEFGFFSRLEGKVPSYPEVPAFKEYTGGYSYRYLYNLSEAIYKGFTKRTFHADALVKAHQEFKPDLWYINTIAMPDYARLAVKLGVPYVVHVHELPQEYDFQSYDDFQFMLDNALVRLCASETVVENLADMGYEAVVMHGLINVENVKTKQDRMELRRELGIPTNAFVWLMSGAWSPRKGFDIMPQLLKHLPKDTYFIWMGSARKTAYTYYTERYVKTYHQNVIFLTEQADRYFDYFNCCDGFALTSREDSYPIVMREAAILGKPIVGFNSGGIMEFVKEGMGEFVEGFNIAEMAAAMHRVMTGETPVNVQALKTAITTELMHKQGKRWSDVLEKAMNPAPVASLV; encoded by the coding sequence ATGAAGATTTTATTTGTCAGTCCAGCCGCTGATCGGTCAGGATCGGTAACTACCATTCTGAATTACATGCAGTATGCGCCGACTGGAAAGCACGAGTTTGGTTTTTTTAGCCGTTTAGAAGGGAAAGTACCTAGTTATCCGGAAGTGCCTGCTTTTAAAGAGTATACGGGGGGGTATTCGTATCGGTACTTGTATAATTTATCCGAAGCGATTTACAAAGGGTTTACCAAACGGACTTTCCACGCCGACGCGCTGGTAAAAGCCCACCAGGAATTTAAGCCTGACTTGTGGTACATCAATACCATTGCCATGCCTGATTATGCCCGGCTGGCCGTAAAGTTGGGGGTTCCTTACGTCGTACACGTGCATGAATTGCCGCAGGAATACGATTTTCAGTCGTACGATGATTTTCAGTTTATGCTGGACAACGCCCTGGTGCGTCTTTGCGCTTCTGAAACAGTCGTGGAAAACCTGGCAGATATGGGCTACGAAGCCGTCGTTATGCACGGACTGATTAACGTGGAAAATGTAAAAACCAAGCAGGATCGGATGGAGTTACGCCGTGAACTGGGTATTCCGACCAATGCATTTGTCTGGTTGATGTCCGGAGCCTGGTCACCACGCAAGGGCTTTGACATTATGCCTCAGTTATTGAAGCATTTACCCAAAGATACCTATTTCATCTGGATGGGTTCGGCCCGCAAAACAGCCTATACGTATTACACCGAACGCTACGTTAAAACGTACCACCAGAATGTTATTTTCCTGACTGAACAGGCGGATCGGTACTTCGATTATTTCAATTGCTGCGATGGCTTTGCTTTGACGTCCCGCGAAGATTCTTACCCGATTGTTATGCGGGAGGCGGCAATATTAGGCAAACCCATTGTCGGTTTTAATTCGGGGGGCATCATGGAGTTTGTGAAGGAAGGCATGGGTGAGTTTGTCGAAGGATTCAACATTGCCGAAATGGCAGCGGCGATGCACCGGGTCATGACGGGTGAAACGCCAGTAAACGTGCAAGCCCTCAAGACGGCCATTACGACAGAATTAATGCATAAACAAGGGAAACGCTGGTCGGATGTGCTGGAAAAAGCCATGAATCCCGCCCCCGTAGCGTCGTTGGTTTAA
- a CDS encoding YebC/PmpR family DNA-binding transcriptional regulator produces MGRAFEYRKARKFKRWGMMAKTFTRIGKDIVLAVKSGGPDPESNGRLRAIIQNAKAANMPKENVERAIKKASSKDQEDYKEITYEGYGPHGIAFVIETATDNHNRTVANIRSYFNKYGGSLGISGMLDFMFDRKSVFRIAANGIDPEELELEMIDYGADELVLDEETGDLIIYGDFTAFGAIQKFLEEKGFEIKQAEFERIANDFKELTEEEIAEVEKLLEKIEEDDDVQNVYHNMR; encoded by the coding sequence ATGGGACGCGCGTTTGAATACCGCAAAGCCAGAAAATTTAAGCGGTGGGGGATGATGGCAAAAACTTTCACCCGGATTGGAAAAGACATTGTCTTAGCCGTAAAAAGCGGCGGACCTGATCCCGAATCCAATGGCCGTCTCCGGGCGATCATCCAGAACGCCAAGGCGGCCAACATGCCGAAGGAAAACGTAGAACGGGCCATTAAAAAGGCTTCATCCAAAGACCAGGAAGATTACAAAGAAATCACCTACGAAGGATACGGCCCCCACGGCATCGCTTTTGTTATTGAAACGGCCACGGACAATCATAACCGGACAGTAGCCAACATTCGTAGTTATTTTAACAAATACGGCGGATCACTGGGTATATCGGGTATGCTCGACTTCATGTTTGACCGGAAATCAGTCTTCCGAATTGCCGCCAATGGCATTGACCCCGAAGAACTTGAGCTGGAAATGATCGACTACGGCGCGGATGAACTGGTGCTTGATGAAGAAACCGGTGATCTCATTATTTACGGAGACTTCACCGCCTTCGGTGCCATTCAGAAGTTTCTGGAGGAGAAAGGCTTTGAAATAAAACAAGCTGAATTTGAGCGCATTGCCAACGACTTTAAAGAGCTGACCGAGGAAGAAATTGCCGAAGTAGAAAAGCTGCTTGAGAAAATTGAAGAGGATGACGACGTGCAGAACGTCTATCACAACATGCGCTAA